The window TCAAAAACACCAATCGCATAAACTGAGATCGGAGAAGCGGCACCACAGATACCAGCTATACACCTGCCGGAGGCACCCCACCTATCTACATACTGGATACCAGTTATAGACAGGCCGAAAGTGTAAACACGTGAAGGATGAACAATCTTTGGTTGTgtaaggtgagctcttgcaataatcaccaccaTCCCAAATTCAATACAGTCTTTAcagatcaccaaaaatatcaataaactcgtTCTCAACAGATCCAACACGAAATAAACCCAatcataactaaacaaaaacataacaaaacactCTAAAATGAGAGACAAAACACACACTCCAAGAGaagagacacacaaacacccaaaagatTGGGTTTTATTGAGAGGAAATTAACGAGAGTAAAAGATAATGAAGgagttggggctttccaccggagaaaATCAGTTAAAGCCCATcgatttacttgaaaatggacaaccCTAATAGATGAGACAAGGGAGGCGGCTGCTGGACTTGATGAGCTCGTGCATTTTCGTGCCATGtgttttcgtgtttcgtgtattcGAAAGTGGAATCCATACCTTACCCGGTTTGGATTTGTGTTGCTAATCTAAAACCTATATCTGTTTCGAAACGTGTCGTGTACTTTTTGTGTacttataatatagatataataacaaaaaataattaaaatataatttaaaaatacttttttatgtataattttaggaaatataaattaaatctttatatttgtatatagttgtgtacaaatttgtacataaatatgtattttatatatgtaaatatatatatatatttacatgaaaatatacttatttatttaaaaatatttttatatcatttacATTCGtgtatataaaatgaaaatccATATCAAACACTAAATTTACCGTGTATTTTCGTGGCCGTGTACCAAAAATCAAAACTCAAACGTTAACTTTCTGTGTCGTGTATCAAATTGTCAAGTCTAGTACTTTGCTTTCTTTGTTCTCCTTTTTACCTATGTAGCCTTTATAACATCTAATTCCataagtattttatatttttaaaacattaatataaaatattgaattttaataatttaagataTTAATAGATATTCACATCTTCAACAATATTCCCTATATtaatttcttatataatatttatcattaaAAGATATCATTATCATAAAAGTGAAGAGAGAAAGTGTGTgttttgatataaataataaaataagagtTAGAGTAATTTAAATAGTTTAGctatttggagtcttaaacTGAAATATAGGAAATGTGGGGAAAAAACTACTCGAACAATATTTTAGCGGATCCTTAATCACTAAGATCTTCTTTTCATTCATTATCATTAACTAACATCTCTCCTTAGAAGACTCTTAGGAGTACAAGGACTATATATTGGTGAAGCTGTATGAAACCTTGAAAACATATGAACTTGtgatggagcaagatgaagaaattgaaaagggctaaaagaagaaaaaaaaattgtgacctTGGTAGCAGTAAATGAACTGAAAGCTGAAGAGGAAAATGCAAATGCAAAAGCGAATGAAACATTTGTCAAGGATGTCAAAGAAGGAAGCTATGAAACAAGCAAGGGAAAGAGCAAGATGATTGAAGAGATTGATTCAGGTGATGATGACATGGATGAAATTGATGAACATATGGCATTTATGTCAAGAAGGTTCTCAAATTCAAGAAGAATCCTGATGCAGCTGAGTCATTCATAAAGGATTTCAATACTGATAAGATGGTTGATAGGTCCAGTTTAAATGCTCAACTGTGGAGTAGCTGGACATTTCTTGAATGAATGCAGAAATTCTAAAGTTGAGTGGAAACAATCTGATAGTATATATGGACTATAAAAAGAAGTATTTTGACCTTCttaaacaaaaggaaagaacattcatcacaaaggaggAGGACTGAGTTGAGGATAATTTTGATGATGGAATTGGACATGTCGATCTTGCTCCTATGACCAAATCAGATTAACAGGAAGATAGTACAGCAAGCAGTCAGGTATATACTACAAACTTGACTGATTTGACAAAAGAAGAATGCAATAGAACTATTGATGAGATGTCTATTGAACTATATCATTTGCATATTACATAACAATCACTAACTAAGAAAAACTTTAGAATTAAAGATGTTAATACCTTTTTCAGTGATGAAAACAATATCTTAGAGTCTcaattcattaaattttaaagaatgaAGGTAGAATGTCAAACTATAAAAGATGATCTTTCTTCGTGTCTTAAaaagagaatttttttttttaaagaaacgGTTAGAGAATGAATAAGAGATCATAGCAAGGTTAAAATATGATAAGATGTTGCTACCAACATTATTCAGGTTCAGGGTTTGGAAATCTTTGTTGAGAATGCGTGAAAAAGAGACGAGAAGAAAATTGAAGTTTTCCATACTAGCTAGCTCAACAGATGAATCAACGGATAATGATAATTTGTTGAAAGCTGCACACTCAATGGATGGAAATTACGCTTTGAAGAATaatcatcagttgacaagaatacTCTTAACAATCTCAATAAGAAATATGGTTCCGTTGACAAAATTTTTGTAAAGAAAGATTGCAGCAATCTTAAGATTGTTGAAAGAACAAACATAGGTGATTCTGTTTGAAAAGAAATTGAAGTAGAGACTTGAACAGATTGATGTTAAGGCTGAGGATAAGagaaaaaaacaacaaaattaaaaaggtAGACATTAACATCAGATTTCTATGCTCCTAGAAAAATATGTGGTAGATGTGGTGTGTTAATCATCTCTCTCAATTGCAAAACTATCCAAATGCCATCTTTTTCTATTATTATGCATATGCTTATTATGCCTATATGTGGTTTGAATGTGATGCCAAATATATTTGCTCAAACTTCGTATCAGCATGCTAATGCACCATTTAGTTTCAATTCATATTTGAATGTATTTAACAGTTCTTCAAAGAAAGCTGAAAGcagtttttttcaaaaagtatgGAGAacatattttccttaaaaataactttttaaggtaaaaattattattcggaaaaaattattattaacagACAATTTTTTAGCATAAAGTTATTATTACTGTTTGCTAACACAGTAACCATCGGAACCTTATCTACTCTCTTCGTtcccctgagtagtatataGTGGTACAGAGACGCGACACATACTTTAATATTCTTGTAGAGTATAGTtctgcaatttatttttaaaatctttttatgaaatataaatttacatgttagatttttattcaatttttttaaaaaataaattagaaaattagaaaaagagtatgaactcttttttttttatcaaaagagTATGaactcttcttcttttctttttttcccgTCGTTTACAGAGGAGTACTATGAATTGAAAGTCCGTTATCGACTATTCTAGAATTCTAGTATACAAGTTGGACCACTAAAAGTGCCCCACTTGCAAGGGACCCACTATTTGACGTACAGGCTTTATTTTATGCGAAATTTCGACCTTGCGTTAAGTCCAAACACCAAAACAATTCGAATCAAACTTTTGCTTTTAATTACTCAATATACACGAAAGAACTTTTGAAAACGCTTTTCAACAATATCAATCCTGCTGTAAATACCATCATAATTAGTGTTGGCTACACGTATCTTTGATTAGTTGTTAATATTGCATAATGAATATCACAAagattcatattatttttagattgtatatattgttaaacaaatcaaacactgttattattaatattaaaaacttagttagtttaaaattataatttaaatcaaaatttaaataatattgtatattcAATTGTGTAATGTGCTACTTTATTCTTTATCAATGTTCCTTTTTGCGCGTTGatttattattgtttatatatataacatatttttgaattattaatttatttattttggaaaTAAAAAGTATTTGAGTATCATATTTAAGTAATACTAATTACAGActagtaaaataattaaatgatagtgataattataatgaatttttttaatataacatGTATCTATAAATcaaaacttaatattttttttaagttattctattttagaaatatatatgtaagatatgaaattatttcttaatttatatgaactcataataaaatttatttatttaaaattaaaataattatatatatatatatgaattaattgaTTCAAACAAATGTGAATTGGTAAAATACAATCCGGTCTAAATGTACATAAATTTCAAGGTGTGTCTGAAGTTTACACCGATTTGCAAGTTTGTGGCCaaactttaaaaattacaaaagtgTGGCCGGAGTTCGCATCCGccttttaaaattttggttgCCGTTAAGTCCATTAGATTTTAACTGTTAACTCacttagaaattaaaaaaataaggagGCAGATacgtaaaaaaatataatcccTCCATCCCTTTGGGATGTACATTTGGAATGGGCAGACAGACTAAGGaaaatgtataaagtagtgtaaagaaatgagaaagggaaagaaaagtaggtaaagaaGTGGGACTCATGagtatttaattgatagatttgaaaaagtagatgaaagtagtgggtgaatgtaatttttatattataaaattttactattttgggaaaattttgaaatatatagaaATGAAAAAGGAATGTGTATAAAAATCAGAGGGACGAAGGAAGTATAGATAAAATTGTTTGGGGTAAAGCGGGAAGAAACAGAGGGGGCTAGGGTTCCTTAATCTTTCCATCTCCCTTTTAGAAGATAAGACATGCTAACTAACTGCCATGTGATTAAAATTGCAACCAGAAGAACTATGCCCGAATTACAAGCAAAATTTCGATGTAGTGACTCGCCCAAAACAAACTCAACCTACAAACTCAACCTACTGTTACTCAGTTGAAAACAAAATAGCTATGCGACTCGACTGTACATTAACGCAAAAAAGAAAGCCACTACTGGCTAGAAAAGTGAATCAGTGAACTcagaaaaaaaatcacaataaacaAACCACTCACCCAATTTAAAAAGAAGTGTGAACGCGGTGAGGACGATCATAGAACCACCGCATAAAAGGGGTCCCCATCATTGGTACTCGAGTTTCCAGGACAAGGAGAATCCGAGTGAGATACTTGAAAGGATGATGAGGTAGAAGAGAGTGTGGTgtgaagagagagaaaaaaagagagagaggagaagAATTTTTAAAATGTCCAAAAATACCATCAACTATGTTAGCTGTGTTAGAGGTTAAATCGGAAGCCAAAATTTTAAAAGGCGAGGCGAACTCTAACCAcacttttgtaatttttaaaattcggcCACAAGTTTGCAAATTGCTGTAAAGTTCAGCCACACCCTTAAAACTTAATCTAAAATATAGACGATTCAAATTCATTAATTCATACAAATTTGATCTTCAATCTATTACGAATCCATCCGTTTATAGCTTTTATACATCAACAATCaccatatattttataaaccgATTTGCCATAGTAAATTTTTTAGCAAACACAACTATAAGGACGTTGCATACAACGTGATGGGTGTATTTACAAGCAACAATGACAACCGAATAAATTCATCAACGTGTTTTAGATATGAAGTTAAATAACCCTTTAATTAGAAGTGAAAATGAACCTTATGACCGAATATGCTGTTTCAgctttctcttttctttattCTCTTCCAACTTCCAAGCAATGTCGAGGAAGGTTCGTACATAGATTTCTAATACTTATATCTTCATTAATATAATCCATTCTTAATTACGGCGTGCCTTTATACTTGGAGTATCTTCTACGTGGCAAACAGCTATTGGTGTCTCCCCGGCCATCTTGTGAAACTTCAGTAACAATGCAAATGTGGAGTTTTCAGCTTTTTACAACATGATATAGTTATGTTAAGTGTGTGTAAGAGTGTAGCATAGTTTATttcatgttaaaattttgtttatcttTAAACAATTAGTGAACTTATTCTTTCGTAGAGTATTCTGTAAAATtcttaactaaaattattattatatgtccggcaaaaaaaaattattattacatgttatatataaaagattTATATGCGGGAAAGACAAATTTTTATGGGACATTCTTCTACTCCATAATTATAGTCATCTTCTTGTATTTAGACGATGTCCAGACTCCAAAGACCTATAACAGCATtccacatcatttattatcatgttaaattatatatttatttataatgatttgaaaaattgattttattattttaaaaatatagtcaatcagTATAGTTAGTatcatcaaaacaaaatattttacaagttCATCAAATTTAACAGAATATCTTACAAGTTCACTATATCTTACTATTTTTAGTCgatattattggagatgcttttaAACTGCCTTGTAACAAATTAAAGTCTAAAATTCATTGCTAGCAAAAAAATGTGTACTCGACTTTTACTATTATTCAATGCAATATTCACTTCCCTcgaattttattgaattttatctcaaattatttttcaaataataaaaaaaagtattgtataaatataaaacaaatatactaGATTTGGTGTGAGCTGTCATCATATCTAATGTATTACCCCCTCCTCGTAATagtttacgtacactgtttgcacgcatttcgaGTCTTCTAttttatagtttcataaaatttttttaacattttatttttttaataaaaatttaaacatcaaatttttattcagagaaaaaaattaaaaaaatatattatgtaactatactttaaataagTGTGAAAAAACGTGCCAAAAATTAACGTAAAAAAAATGAGGGGGACACATGAGTAATAGTTAGTGTGTCCGtgtgaaattcctgaaaatcggTTTTATTTTCCTTGTTGAGATATACACGTCTCTTGATTTCTTCATAcgtatttttaaacattttgacCGCACACTtataaatatcaatattaaattattatctttaaataaaattatgatattaatttttttaatcacaaaattttaataataataattttaaacacacattcaaatttcttaaaattacgcgagaaaaaaaaataatccattAACATATCAAGATAATCTAGGAAGCATTAATTAAAGAATGATGATTTGTGAGCCATGCCTCCAAGAATGTTTGACGTTGTGAAGTAAGTAGTGCTCCTTGTTTTGTTCGTTGTTCCCAATACCCAACGCAACCGTATTCGTCTCACtctgtcttcttcttttctagaGAGAGATAATTCTAGAGAGACAAACTTCAGTGAACAAAGCTCCCCACTAACGCATTATCTCCCTCTAGTCTCCATCAACCTTCTTGgtaattctctctctctctctccccctctccctctctctttccccctccatctctctctctccctctctctcatgtGTATGTATGCCTAGTTGTAGTACGTGTCTGCTCCCTCTTGACCTTATGAGATTTATTTGCTGACTATCATCATTAATTGTACTTCATCAGGTGTGAAATTGCATAGTATAGTTGTATAGTCGATATTTATGGGTAGAGGGGAGAATTATGGGAACGGGGAGGAATTAAATACGATGATATCGAACGAAGCTGTTTTCGTTGCGTGGGCGAAAGATCCACGTGAATGCGAGGAATTGTTGAATGTGAGACGTGAAGATGGTTTGTCGAATGAGGAAGTTGAGAAGCGGAGACGGGTGTTTGGATGGAATGAGCTGGAGAAACTCGAAGGGCAGTCCATAATTAGGTTGATTTTAGATCAGTTTAATGATACTTTAGTTAGGATTTTACTTGTTGCGGCTGTGGTTTCGTTTGTTTTAGCGTGGTATGATGGCGATGAAGGAGGGGAAATGGAGATCACGGCGTTTGTGGAGCCGTTGGTGATTTTTTTGATCTTGATTGTGAATGCGATTGTGGGGGTTTGGCAAGAGAGTAATGCGGAGAAGGCTTTAGAAGCTCTTAAGGAAATTCAGTCAGCGCAGGCGACTGTGATTAGGGATGGGGAGAAGAACTCGAATTTGCCTGCAAAAGAACTTGTTCCGGGTGATATTGTTGAGCTTAGGGTTGGGGATAAAGTGCCTGCGGATATGAGGGTTTTGAGTTTGATTAGCTCTACTTTAAGGCTTGAGCAAGGTTCGTTGACTGGAGAGAGCGAGGCCGTGAGTAAGACTGTGAAGCCTGTGCCTGAGGAATCGGAGATTCAGGGGAAGAAATGTATGGTGTTTGCAGGAACGACAGTTGTTAATGGCAATTGCATTTGTTTGGTCACTCAAACTGGTATGAATACTGAGATCGGAAAGGTGCATTCACAAATTCATGAAGCAGCCCAAAGTGAGGAAGATACACCTCTGAAAAAGAAACTAAATGAGTTTGGAGAGGTTTTGACCATATTAATTGGTTTGATTTGTGCACTGGTTTGGCTTATCAATGTCAAGTATTTTCTATCTTGGGATTATGTTGACGGATGGCCAACAAATTTCAAGTTCTCATTCGAGAAATGCACGTATTACTTTGAAATTGCTGTGGCCTTGGCAGTTGCTGCCATTCCAGAAGGTTTACCTGCTGTTATTACAACATGTTTGGCCCTTGGTACACGTAAGATGGCTCAGAAGAATGCTCTTGTTCGTAAGCTGCCAAGTGTTGAGACTCTTGGTTGCACAACTGTAATTTGTTCAGATAAGACTGGGACACTGACTACTAATCAGATGGCAGTGGTTAAGCTTGTCGCTATGGGTCCTCAAGGACATTCTCTCCGATCTTTCAATGTTGATGGCACCACTTATAATCCGTTTGATGGAGAAATACAAAATTGGCCACTTGGTCAAATGGATACTAACCTTCAAACAATTGCCAAGATTGCTGCTATCTGCAATGACGCTGGTATTGAACACAATGGGACTCATTATGTTTCTAGTGGGATGCCTACTGAAGCAGCATTAAAGGTAACATAATATAAGCTTATCTGTCGAACTTTCGAATAATTCTAATACTCTTTTTTAGCTATAATTCAGATGCCATCATTACTTCATTCCACTTGTTTAAACTCGTGCACAAAACAATGAAGTTGGTTGTATTATACATATGTTAAAAATTGCTACTTTGCTGTGTGCATTGGTGGCTCTAATTAATCTGGAGAACAAAGCAAATCCAAGTTCTTCCcaaattaaattcattttattgttATATTGCTTTAAAGTTGTTTATGCAGAAGATGCTGGGTTAAAAATATACGTGGTAGGTAGTTAATCTGCATTAAATTAGACAGAAATCACACTGACACACAAGCACAAatgtgaaatttttttttttttttttttttttttctaattcagGTTCTTGTTGAGAAAATGGGGCTTCCTGATGGAAAGGATACAAATTCATCCATCACTGGTGGTGATGCCCAACGTAtgccatatatataatttaattatgcaTTAGGGTCTGCTCATCAAATTTGTGGTAACACTTAACTTTCACTTATATCCATTGAAGGTTGTTGTCAAAGATGGAGTGAAACTAATTCTCGAATTGGCACACTTGAGTTTGATCGTGATAGGAAATCAATGGGAGTTATTGTAAGTTCTATCTCGGGGAGAAATTCATTACTCGTAAAGGTGATACATCCTTCTTGACTCCTATCAGATGTTCTATATTGAAATAATGATGTATAAGGTGACTAAATAAGGTGAAAACAAAATAGTGAAGCGTATTTGTGTATTGAACCTTGAAAGCTCCCCACCTCCTCAGTTTATTGTTTCACCACGTATTGCCCAATCTCATGCTTACAGATTGAGTTGCTATTATTTCATAATGGAGCCATTTTCCCCGGTTGGCATTTTTTGTGTACAGTTTGGGCTTGTCAGTCATTGTTTCCTTTATAAAGTATTTAGCTGGAACATACTATTAAAGGTATATATACtcagatattttatttttttggtgtAGGGTCTAGTTCATCTACAAACTACTAACCTAAAAGCCTACAAACCCACAAGCTTTAGTCCGGAAACTTGTAGTGTGTACATCATATAGATTGTAGTTTGTGTAGGTATACAGCTACAAAAACCAACGGATCAAACATAGTAATACGATTCTACAGAGATACAAATAATATGCAGAAATTGCGTAGGAATGCATTTATGGTTCATTAATCTGCTGGTTGGTTCATTTAGGTGGTGACAGCCGATGATTACATTAGCTGGACAACATTAAAGAAgtcaaagataaaaataaaattttccacGGATTCTTTTAACTTCATTAACATTTATGGTTTCAGCTATGGGGGGCTATGATCAATTTTCTCATTGATATGCAAGTGTCCGCTCACAATGCAACTTCAGCAATTCCTAGTTCCATAAGAATCTCTCATAAAATTCTGCAATTCCTAGTTCCGTAACAATCTCTCATAAAAATAATAGAACCTTTTATATTGCTcttgtatatttaaattgatgATTAAGCAATattggaagaaaaaaaaattatcatttttatataaatcagTTAATTTTCTTTGGTATTTCAAAGATATAAAATTTCTCTTTTCTGTTGTACACTGATTTCTGAAATAATATTCCATTAAATTCCACTATGTGTGACATTTTAATTCATCTTCGTCTATAATATCAGTTATTTAACCATCATACACTAATGAGAtcgtataatattaaattgttattgtaatttatttcatttttcccTGTACATATTGCATCATAAATAAACACTTAAGCCTTTGAACATTAAACACAGAACTTTAGACTTTAGTCTTTACCTTCCActctaattttcttgaattccTATGAGTAATCTGTGTAGCCTAGATATTGTATTTTACTGAGTTACTAGATGTTTT of the Daucus carota subsp. sativus chromosome 4, DH1 v3.0, whole genome shotgun sequence genome contains:
- the LOC108218983 gene encoding calcium-transporting ATPase 4, endoplasmic reticulum-type translates to MGRGENYGNGEELNTMISNEAVFVAWAKDPRECEELLNVRREDGLSNEEVEKRRRVFGWNELEKLEGQSIIRLILDQFNDTLVRILLVAAVVSFVLAWYDGDEGGEMEITAFVEPLVIFLILIVNAIVGVWQESNAEKALEALKEIQSAQATVIRDGEKNSNLPAKELVPGDIVELRVGDKVPADMRVLSLISSTLRLEQGSLTGESEAVSKTVKPVPEESEIQGKKCMVFAGTTVVNGNCICLVTQTGMNTEIGKVHSQIHEAAQSEEDTPLKKKLNEFGEVLTILIGLICALVWLINVKYFLSWDYVDGWPTNFKFSFEKCTYYFEIAVALAVAAIPEGLPAVITTCLALGTRKMAQKNALVRKLPSVETLGCTTVICSDKTGTLTTNQMAVVKLVAMGPQGHSLRSFNVDGTTYNPFDGEIQNWPLGQMDTNLQTIAKIAAICNDAGIEHNGTHYVSSGMPTEAALKVLVEKMGLPDGKDTNSSITGGDAQRCCQRWSETNSRIGTLEFDRDRKSMGVIVSSISGRNSLLVKGAVENLLDRSSFIQLLDGSVVELDQNARKAILQSLHEMSSSALRVLGFAYKDDLAEFATYTGDEDHPAHELLLNPSYYSSIESKLVFAGLAGLRDPPRKEVRQAIEDCKIAGIQVMVITGDNKNTAEAICREIGVFGLNEDISSKSLTGREFMDHRDKKSHLKQSGGLLFSRAEPRHKQEIVRLLKENGEVVAMTGDGVNDAPALKLADIGIAMGIAGTEVAKEASDMVLADDNFSTIVAAVGEGRSIYNNMKAFIRYMISSNIGEVASIFLTAALGIPEGLIPVQLLWVNLVTDGPPATALGFNPPDKYIMKKPPRRSDDSLISAWILFRYLVIGLYVGIATVGVFIIWFTQDSFLGIDLSKDGHSLVSYSQLSNWDQCTSWGNFSVSPFTAGSQVFNFDTDPCDYFQTGKVKAMTLSLSVLVAIEMFNSLNALSEDVSLLSMPPWVNPWLLLAMSVSFGLHFLILYVPFLAQIFGIVPLSLNEWLLVVAVAFPVILIDEVLKFVGRCTQSKSSLKLKAE